A DNA window from Helianthus annuus cultivar XRQ/B chromosome 15, HanXRQr2.0-SUNRISE, whole genome shotgun sequence contains the following coding sequences:
- the LOC110919141 gene encoding uncharacterized protein LOC110919141, with protein MVAERLTQDGGCAVYWQWKQLPSEANDIDQRVELEVMLQQCALTTRRDTWEWQDKKNGVFTVAGAKKWLTSQNGNTISFGFKWCKWVPAKCNIFMWRAFLDRIPTKTTLRRRNIQVQDEECVMCGEGLDSTDHILTECGIA; from the coding sequence ATGGTAGCTGAACGTCTTACACAAGATGGAGGATGTGCGGTTTATTGGCAGTGGAAGCAACTGCCTTCTGAGGCAAATGATATAGATCAAAGGGTGGAGTTGGAAGTTATGTTACAGCAGTGTGCTTTAACGACAAGAAGAGATACGTGGGAGTGGCAAGATAAAAAGAATGGTGTTTTTACAGTTGCAGGAGCTAAAAAATGGCTGACGAGTCAGAATGGTAACACGATTTCTTTCGGGTTCAAGTGGTGTAAATGGGTGCCGGCGAAATGTAACATATTTATGTGGCGGGCGTTTCTGGATCGCATCCCTACGAAAACGACACTGAGGCGAAGGAACATACAAGTTCAAGATGAGGAGTGCGTTATGTGTGGTGAAGGTTTGGATTCAACGGATCACATTCTCACAGAATGTGGCATTGCTTAG